From the Deltaproteobacteria bacterium HGW-Deltaproteobacteria-4 genome, one window contains:
- the lptB gene encoding LPS export ABC transporter ATP-binding protein, whose translation MKRVLSARGLRKSYKGREVVGGVDISVQTGEVIGLLGPNGAGKTTSFYMIVGLIRPDAGKVFLDDLELTNLPMYRRAAAGISYLPQEASVFRKMTVEDNLLAILELLDLTVPQRIERKDHLLEEFHLTHVAKSYGYALSGGERRRVEIARALVIEPTFILLDEPFAGIDPIAVIDIQNIIAQLKASNIGVLISDHNVRETLGVCDKAYILNRGEILEYGEPAQIAESPRARAIYLGEKFKL comes from the coding sequence TTGAAACGGGTCCTGTCTGCGCGCGGATTGCGCAAAAGTTACAAGGGCCGTGAAGTCGTCGGCGGCGTGGATATCTCGGTGCAGACCGGTGAGGTTATCGGACTCCTTGGCCCCAACGGTGCCGGGAAGACCACATCTTTTTATATGATAGTCGGTCTGATTCGTCCGGATGCCGGCAAGGTTTTTCTTGATGATCTGGAATTGACGAATCTGCCGATGTATCGCCGTGCCGCCGCAGGGATCTCGTATCTACCGCAGGAAGCATCGGTTTTCCGCAAGATGACAGTCGAAGATAATCTTCTGGCGATTCTGGAACTCCTTGATCTGACAGTCCCGCAGCGTATCGAGCGCAAAGATCATCTCCTCGAAGAATTTCACCTGACCCATGTGGCAAAGAGTTATGGCTACGCCCTCTCGGGGGGGGAACGGCGCCGGGTCGAAATTGCCCGGGCCTTGGTCATTGAGCCGACCTTTATCCTTCTGGATGAGCCTTTTGCCGGCATCGACCCGATTGCCGTCATCGATATCCAGAATATCATTGCCCAATTGAAGGCGAGCAATATCGGCGTACTGATTTCTGATCACAATGTCCGTGAGACCCTCGGCGTCTGCGACAAGGCCTACATACTCAATCGCGGTGAGATTCTCGAATACGGTGAACCGGCACAGATAGCCGAAAGTCCCCGTGCCCGCGCCATCTATCTTGGCGAAAAGTTCAAACTCTGA
- the rpoN gene encoding RNA polymerase sigma-54 factor produces MALEIRQQLKMSQQLVMTPQLQQAIKLLQLSRLELVDLVRQELEENPILEETGDQALDEEDGLSESERFDDSVGEELPVQDAIPEVSGESEGLADIDWQSYLEGYSIGGTTADNYEEDEDRPSYESLLTKGTSLAEHLLWQLGLSRIHPRDCHIATELIGNIDEDGYLKIPLEEIAEAVSANVNDVERILGLVQKFDPAGVGARSLQECLLIQIRQLDMQDSLVEIMLRDHIDSIEARRFNVIAKDLEIAVEDVLAAIRFISTLDPHPGRAYGQEDVHYVLPDIFVQRIGDEYVVTLNDEGLPNLRINSFYRSALSGGKAVDSKTGEYIQEKMRGAVWLIKSIHQRQRTIYKVTKSIVKFQKDFFDRGIDYLMPLVLRDVAEDIEMHESTISRVTTNKYVQTPQGLYELKYFFNSSINTTGGDFIASESVKSRIKEIVAEENPKKPFSDQKIVELLEKKGISIARRTVTKYREMIGIRSSSERKCLF; encoded by the coding sequence ATGGCTTTAGAGATCAGACAACAACTGAAGATGTCGCAGCAACTGGTGATGACCCCGCAGTTGCAGCAGGCGATCAAACTCTTGCAACTGTCGCGGTTGGAGCTTGTTGACCTGGTGCGTCAAGAACTTGAGGAAAATCCAATCCTTGAGGAGACAGGTGATCAGGCTCTGGATGAAGAGGATGGGCTATCCGAGAGCGAGCGCTTTGACGATTCGGTTGGTGAAGAGCTGCCGGTGCAGGATGCCATTCCGGAAGTTAGCGGAGAGAGTGAAGGCCTGGCAGACATTGACTGGCAGTCGTATCTCGAAGGCTACAGTATTGGCGGCACGACCGCGGATAACTACGAAGAGGATGAAGATCGTCCTTCTTACGAAAGCCTGCTGACCAAGGGGACAAGTCTGGCGGAGCATCTCCTGTGGCAGTTGGGTCTATCCCGCATCCACCCCCGGGATTGTCACATTGCAACGGAGCTGATCGGCAACATTGACGAAGACGGCTATCTCAAGATTCCCCTGGAAGAGATTGCCGAGGCGGTCTCTGCCAACGTCAATGATGTCGAGCGCATTCTCGGACTGGTGCAGAAGTTTGATCCTGCCGGCGTCGGCGCCCGCAGTTTGCAGGAGTGCTTGCTGATTCAAATCCGACAGCTCGACATGCAGGACTCGCTGGTTGAGATCATGTTGCGCGACCACATCGACAGTATAGAGGCACGACGTTTCAACGTCATAGCTAAAGATCTTGAGATTGCGGTTGAAGATGTCCTCGCTGCGATTCGCTTCATCTCGACCCTTGATCCTCATCCGGGGAGGGCGTATGGTCAGGAGGATGTGCACTATGTTCTTCCCGATATCTTTGTACAACGGATCGGCGACGAATACGTGGTCACGTTGAATGACGAAGGGCTCCCCAATTTGCGGATCAACTCCTTTTATCGTAGTGCGCTGTCAGGAGGGAAAGCGGTTGACAGTAAAACCGGGGAATATATTCAGGAGAAGATGCGTGGCGCGGTCTGGCTGATCAAGAGTATTCACCAGCGACAACGGACGATTTACAAAGTGACCAAGAGTATTGTCAAGTTTCAAAAGGATTTTTTCGATCGTGGGATCGATTATCTCATGCCACTGGTCCTGCGTGATGTCGCTGAAGATATAGAAATGCATGAGTCGACGATCAGTCGGGTGACCACCAACAAGTATGTCCAGACCCCGCAAGGTCTCTATGAGCTAAAGTATTTTTTTAACAGCAGCATTAACACGACCGGGGGCGATTTTATAGCCTCGGAGAGTGTCAAGAGCCGCATTAAAGAGATTGTTGCGGAAGAGAATCCGAAAAAGCCGTTTTCCGATCAGAAGATTGTTGAACTTCTGGAGAAAAAAGGGATCTCCATCGCCCGGCGGACAGTGACAAAATATCGGGAGATGATCGGGATTCGTTCGTCAAGTGAACGTAAGTGTCTTTTTTAA
- a CDS encoding HPr family phosphocarrier protein produces MIVQEFIIKNRLGLHARASAKLVQTANRFRSEVFISKEGEEVNGKSIMGILMLAAAVGTKIEVRVSGEDADAAFAAISQLIEDKFGED; encoded by the coding sequence ATGATTGTGCAGGAATTTATCATAAAAAACCGCCTCGGCTTACACGCCCGGGCTTCCGCCAAGCTGGTCCAAACCGCCAACCGTTTCCGGTCGGAGGTCTTCATTTCCAAAGAGGGGGAGGAAGTAAATGGCAAGAGTATCATGGGGATTTTAATGCTGGCGGCAGCGGTCGGGACAAAGATTGAGGTCCGGGTCAGTGGTGAGGATGCTGACGCTGCTTTTGCCGCCATCAGTCAGTTAATCGAGGATAAATTCGGTGAAGACTGA
- the lptA gene encoding lipopolysaccharide transport periplasmic protein LptA produces MKHLYLSLFLLIFLLTSAFAAPVSETLSSLGKQSLPIKIVSDRLEADDMARKVKFIGHVVVRRGDVTLYAQEVLVTYLQGKGDVEEIVASGEVRIIQNERIATAERATLYQKEAKIVLTGSARLLQGKDSITGEEITVLINEEKSIIKAEKGGRVQAIFHPSESGEKP; encoded by the coding sequence ATGAAACATTTATATTTATCACTCTTTTTGCTGATTTTTCTGCTGACCTCTGCTTTTGCTGCCCCGGTCAGCGAAACGTTGTCATCGTTGGGTAAGCAGAGTCTGCCGATTAAAATTGTGTCTGATCGCCTTGAAGCCGACGACATGGCCAGAAAGGTTAAGTTTATCGGTCATGTCGTCGTCCGCCGTGGCGATGTTACTCTGTATGCCCAAGAGGTTCTCGTGACCTATCTGCAAGGAAAGGGTGATGTTGAGGAAATTGTTGCCAGTGGTGAAGTTCGGATTATCCAGAATGAGCGGATTGCCACAGCCGAGCGTGCGACCCTATATCAGAAAGAGGCAAAGATCGTTTTGACCGGATCGGCTCGACTTCTTCAGGGAAAGGATTCGATCACCGGGGAAGAGATTACAGTCCTCATTAATGAAGAGAAGAGCATTATCAAAGCTGAAAAAGGCGGACGCGTGCAGGCGATCTTTCATCCGAGTGAGTCGGGGGAGAAGCCTTGA
- a CDS encoding methionine adenosyltransferase has protein sequence MSVNNFLFTSESVSEGHPDKVADQISDAILDAILSQDPAARVACETMVTTGMAVIAGEITTTAYADIPAIVRETIREIGYTSSDMGFDADSCAVLVSIDKQSPDISMGVTAGEGMYKEQGAGDQGLMFGYACNETPELMPMPILLAHQLVSKLADLRKDGTLPFLRPDSKSQVTVQYIDGKPARIDTVVISTQHTPEVTHQQIEEQVIALVIKKIIPAHLLDEKTRYFINPTGRFVIGGPMGDCGLTGRKIIVDTYGGMGRHGGGAFSGKDPSKVDRSAAYMGRYVAKNLVAAGLCDRCEVQIAYAIGVAEPVSVMVHTFRTAKVDEIRLAELVREVFDMRPRAIIEHLDLLRPIYKKTAAYGHFGRELADFTWEKTDRAAELRQRAGL, from the coding sequence ATGTCCGTCAATAATTTTCTTTTTACCTCTGAATCGGTCTCGGAAGGGCACCCTGACAAGGTTGCCGACCAGATCTCGGATGCAATTCTGGATGCCATTCTCAGTCAGGATCCCGCTGCCCGTGTTGCCTGCGAAACGATGGTGACGACCGGCATGGCGGTGATTGCCGGTGAGATTACCACGACTGCTTATGCTGATATTCCTGCAATTGTCCGTGAAACGATTCGGGAGATCGGTTATACCAGTTCCGATATGGGTTTTGACGCGGATTCCTGTGCTGTCCTCGTCTCCATCGACAAGCAATCGCCGGATATCTCCATGGGGGTGACCGCTGGTGAGGGGATGTATAAAGAGCAGGGGGCTGGGGATCAGGGCCTGATGTTCGGCTATGCCTGCAACGAAACTCCGGAGTTGATGCCGATGCCGATCCTGCTGGCGCATCAACTCGTCAGTAAATTAGCTGATCTGCGCAAAGATGGCACCCTCCCGTTCCTGCGTCCTGACTCAAAGTCGCAAGTGACAGTGCAGTATATCGATGGCAAACCGGCGCGGATCGATACGGTCGTCATCTCGACGCAGCACACCCCTGAGGTCACCCACCAGCAGATAGAAGAGCAGGTGATAGCTTTAGTTATCAAGAAAATTATCCCGGCGCATTTGCTGGACGAAAAGACTCGTTACTTTATCAATCCGACCGGTCGTTTTGTCATCGGCGGCCCCATGGGCGATTGCGGTCTGACCGGTCGCAAGATTATCGTTGATACCTACGGCGGCATGGGAAGGCATGGTGGTGGTGCTTTCTCCGGTAAGGACCCTTCGAAGGTGGACCGTTCCGCTGCTTACATGGGTCGTTATGTCGCCAAGAACCTCGTCGCCGCCGGCCTCTGTGATCGCTGTGAAGTGCAGATCGCTTACGCCATCGGCGTTGCAGAACCAGTCTCGGTTATGGTGCATACTTTTCGCACCGCCAAGGTCGATGAAATCCGTCTCGCGGAATTGGTTCGTGAAGTCTTTGATATGCGCCCCCGCGCTATCATCGAACATCTCGACCTGCTCCGTCCGATCTATAAAAAGACCGCCGCCTATGGCCATTTTGGTCGTGAGCTCGCGGATTTCACCTGGGAGAAGACCGATCGCGCCGCTGAACTGCGCCAGCGGGCCGGCCTCTAA
- a CDS encoding RNase adapter RapZ, whose protein sequence is MHLVIITGLSGSGKSTAAHALEDDGFFVVDNLPPALLPPFLALSTESGMEERNLAVVIDARNRDFLAGLDLHLQNLRAAGHQVEIFFFEADDETLVRRYSETRRSHPLAGGGSVADGIVAERKLLLELRGVATRLIDSTGLTPHQLRAQILRFVRSDNEAPPLQILLQSFGFRYGLPAGSDLVMDIRFLPNPHFVETLRPLSGLDPRVSGYVLNQSDAREFLQRFEVLLDFLLPQYQKEGKSYLTISIGCTGGRHRSVAVTAHLAALLRARAFDVRQIHRDIDKG, encoded by the coding sequence ATGCATCTGGTAATCATTACCGGTCTTTCCGGTTCTGGTAAGAGTACCGCCGCCCATGCTCTGGAAGACGACGGTTTTTTTGTTGTCGACAATCTTCCGCCCGCCCTTCTCCCCCCCTTTCTGGCTCTGAGTACAGAATCCGGGATGGAAGAACGTAATCTCGCCGTGGTCATCGATGCCCGTAATCGTGATTTTCTCGCCGGTCTTGATCTCCATCTGCAGAATCTGAGGGCGGCAGGACACCAGGTTGAAATCTTTTTCTTTGAGGCTGATGATGAAACTCTGGTGCGGCGCTATTCGGAAACGCGGCGCAGTCATCCCCTCGCGGGTGGCGGCAGTGTCGCGGATGGCATCGTTGCGGAGCGCAAGTTGCTGTTGGAATTGCGGGGGGTTGCAACCCGTCTTATCGATTCGACAGGTCTGACACCGCACCAGCTGCGCGCCCAGATTTTACGTTTTGTCCGGAGCGATAACGAAGCACCTCCTTTGCAGATTCTTCTGCAATCTTTCGGATTTCGTTATGGCCTGCCGGCCGGTTCCGATCTGGTTATGGATATCCGGTTCTTACCAAATCCCCATTTTGTTGAAACATTGCGTCCCCTTTCCGGTCTTGATCCGAGGGTTTCCGGCTATGTTCTGAATCAATCTGATGCCCGCGAATTTCTGCAGCGATTTGAGGTCCTCCTTGACTTTCTTCTGCCGCAATATCAAAAAGAGGGAAAAAGCTATCTGACCATCTCCATCGGTTGTACCGGGGGCCGGCACCGCAGTGTTGCAGTCACAGCTCATCTTGCCGCCCTGCTTCGTGCCCGCGCTTTTGATGTCCGGCAGATTCACCGGGATATCGACAAAGGATAA
- a CDS encoding PTS system fructose subfamily IIA component — MTGLIIVTHGDLAQGFLDAAFMIIGPQEGAVALCTRRDDDPVDMEKELRKKVAALGQNGDGVLVMTDIFGGTPTNITLSLLQPGQVEVLTGVSLPMVLKFFSQRAKAPLSELASLLKVYGQQGVVLVSESIAD; from the coding sequence ATGACCGGTTTAATTATTGTCACTCATGGAGATTTAGCCCAAGGATTCCTCGATGCGGCGTTTATGATTATCGGCCCGCAAGAAGGGGCTGTGGCTCTCTGCACCCGGCGGGACGATGACCCTGTTGATATGGAAAAGGAACTTCGCAAAAAGGTGGCGGCTCTCGGTCAGAATGGCGACGGAGTTCTGGTGATGACTGATATTTTTGGCGGAACCCCGACAAATATCACTTTATCTCTGTTGCAACCAGGTCAGGTCGAAGTCCTGACGGGTGTGAGTCTGCCGATGGTTCTTAAGTTTTTCAGTCAACGCGCGAAAGCGCCTCTTAGCGAATTGGCCAGCCTGCTCAAGGTTTATGGACAACAGGGGGTCGTCCTTGTCAGTGAATCCATTGCCGACTAA
- the raiA gene encoding ribosomal subunit interface protein, protein MQIALTFRHMEASEPVRLYVEEKLSRVKKYIDEPVEAQVSLSVEKKIRHKAEVVLIAKGITIKGTEETDDMYAAVDSVVDKIERQLKRYKEKLKAHKPSNERGREVSKTVFSADSIEDSTGEPMIIRSRSFSVKPMSVEEAVMQMDLLDKEFLVFTDAKSEEINVVYRRKDGNYGLIVPQKG, encoded by the coding sequence ATGCAGATAGCCCTGACGTTCAGACATATGGAAGCCAGCGAGCCGGTTCGACTTTATGTTGAAGAGAAGCTGTCCCGGGTTAAAAAGTACATTGATGAGCCGGTCGAGGCGCAGGTCTCTTTGTCGGTGGAGAAGAAGATTCGCCATAAGGCCGAGGTTGTATTGATTGCCAAAGGGATCACAATCAAGGGGACGGAAGAGACTGACGACATGTATGCAGCGGTTGACAGTGTCGTCGACAAGATCGAGCGTCAACTTAAGCGCTATAAAGAAAAACTCAAGGCGCACAAACCTTCGAATGAGAGAGGGCGGGAAGTCAGCAAGACGGTCTTCAGTGCCGACAGTATCGAAGACAGCACCGGCGAACCGATGATTATTCGCAGTCGCAGTTTTTCGGTCAAGCCGATGTCTGTTGAAGAAGCTGTGATGCAGATGGATTTACTTGACAAAGAATTTCTCGTCTTTACCGATGCCAAGAGTGAAGAGATTAATGTTGTCTATCGTCGCAAAGACGGCAATTATGGTCTGATCGTTCCGCAGAAAGGTTAA
- the ptsP gene encoding phosphoenolpyruvate--protein phosphotransferase, producing MKTEVVQDQLLIGIGVSPGIAIGRALLLHRPTDISPEREITPDEVADEIQRLHDAITLSRQQLESVRRQADDHPTPEPGLIIDAHLLILDDVMLVSETISTIENDLVDAETALRRTLLRIRHLFAAIEDEYLRERRSDVEFVGQRILRNLIGYHEHLLQEISEQVILVAHDLSPADTLQLDRNKILAFVTDAGGRTSHTAILARSMGIPAIVGLESVTQLVSQGLPLIVDGTTGVVVIHPSAGSFRDYLQRKQHYEYAEQELVLLRDLPAQTADGFELHLRANLDSPADIPVARKNGANGVGLMRTEFLFMNRTLPPSENEQFLVYKEMVEAMAPSSVMIRTLDVGGDKLVDHINLAGEANPALGLRAIRFSLKEEILFRTQLRAILRASAFGKVRLAFPMISGIEELRACRAHLRGVMEELSARHQPFDAAMEVGIVVETPSAALLAELIAREVDFFSVGTNDLIQYCLAVDRGNEHLAYLYDPLHPAILRALQLICTAGKDAGIPVGMCGEMASDPLYINVLVALGFTELSMSPGDILRMKRALRLSRKDRSDALLTTLLTLPTGAEVRHLLEDVMQTSFPDLFPPPEI from the coding sequence GTGAAGACTGAAGTTGTCCAGGATCAACTTCTGATCGGCATCGGTGTCTCGCCGGGGATTGCTATCGGACGCGCCCTCCTGTTACATCGACCGACGGATATATCGCCAGAGCGTGAGATTACTCCTGATGAAGTCGCTGACGAAATTCAGCGTCTGCATGACGCGATTACCCTTTCCCGGCAACAACTTGAGTCGGTTCGCCGTCAGGCGGATGATCATCCGACGCCGGAGCCTGGTTTAATCATTGATGCTCATCTCCTGATTCTCGATGACGTCATGCTCGTTTCCGAGACTATCTCAACCATTGAAAACGATCTGGTCGATGCCGAAACAGCATTGCGACGGACACTGTTACGTATCCGCCATCTCTTCGCGGCGATAGAGGATGAATATCTCCGGGAGCGCCGCAGTGACGTGGAGTTTGTCGGCCAACGGATATTGCGTAATCTCATCGGCTACCATGAGCACCTCCTCCAGGAAATTTCCGAACAGGTCATCCTCGTCGCCCACGATCTTTCCCCTGCCGATACCCTCCAACTTGATCGCAACAAGATCCTTGCCTTTGTCACCGATGCCGGGGGCCGGACTTCGCATACCGCCATTCTCGCCCGCTCTATGGGGATTCCGGCGATCGTTGGCTTGGAGTCAGTGACCCAGTTGGTGAGCCAGGGACTGCCCTTGATCGTCGACGGGACTACAGGGGTAGTGGTTATCCACCCCTCAGCCGGGAGTTTTCGCGATTATCTCCAGCGCAAGCAGCATTATGAATACGCCGAGCAGGAGCTTGTTCTTCTGCGCGATCTCCCAGCACAAACCGCAGACGGCTTTGAGCTTCATCTCCGTGCCAACCTCGATTCCCCGGCCGATATTCCTGTGGCGCGTAAAAACGGAGCAAACGGTGTTGGTTTGATGCGCACCGAATTTTTGTTCATGAACCGGACCCTTCCGCCCTCAGAGAACGAACAGTTTCTGGTTTATAAGGAGATGGTCGAAGCAATGGCGCCGTCCTCGGTGATGATCCGGACCCTGGATGTCGGCGGCGACAAGCTGGTCGATCATATTAACCTCGCTGGAGAGGCAAATCCGGCGCTGGGTTTGCGAGCCATCCGCTTTTCCCTTAAAGAGGAGATCCTCTTCCGTACACAATTACGCGCGATTCTGCGGGCATCGGCTTTCGGCAAAGTTCGGCTCGCCTTTCCGATGATCTCTGGTATTGAAGAACTGCGGGCCTGTCGGGCGCATTTACGCGGCGTTATGGAGGAGTTGTCGGCGCGTCATCAGCCCTTTGATGCCGCCATGGAAGTCGGGATTGTTGTAGAAACGCCGTCAGCGGCACTGCTGGCAGAGTTAATCGCCCGAGAAGTCGATTTTTTCTCGGTCGGGACGAACGATCTCATTCAATACTGCCTGGCTGTCGATCGCGGTAATGAGCATCTTGCCTATCTTTATGACCCGTTGCATCCGGCTATTTTACGGGCTTTGCAGCTGATTTGCACTGCCGGTAAGGATGCGGGAATTCCGGTCGGCATGTGCGGTGAGATGGCTTCTGACCCTCTGTATATTAATGTTCTTGTTGCTCTGGGTTTTACGGAACTATCGATGAGCCCAGGCGATATTCTGCGGATGAAGCGGGCTCTGCGCTTAAGCCGTAAGGATCGCAGTGATGCCCTCCTGACGACACTCCTGACTTTGCCGACCGGCGCCGAGGTTAGGCATCTTCTCGAGGATGTCATGCAGACCTCCTTTCCTGACCTCTTTCCCCCGCCGGAGATTTGA
- the hprK gene encoding HPr(Ser) kinase/phosphatase: MAGMTIQELLAEKESKLDLELLAGAKGLDRSVHVPRIQKPGLALAGYTANLHPDRIQVLGETELSYLLTLNPDKAKQNIHELCTLNICSLIITKGLSPPPLLAEGCEANHIPLLRTHHQSSTFISMLTTYLEERLLPSTTLHGVLVDVLGVGVLLVGKSGVGKSECALDLVLKGHRLVADDVIKVRMKLPAVLFGEGSDLLNYHMEIRGLGIINIKHLFGVASIRERKKIDLVIELVEWQEGAEYDRLGIDEESYTVLGIAVPFLRIPIRPGRNMTSIVEVAARNQLLKEMGYHSAREFQDRLEQRMAETALLHSRAIIGDNLE, from the coding sequence ATGGCCGGAATGACAATCCAAGAACTCCTTGCCGAAAAGGAGTCGAAGCTTGATCTGGAACTTTTGGCCGGCGCCAAAGGCCTCGATCGCTCGGTTCATGTGCCTCGCATTCAAAAACCGGGGTTGGCTTTGGCCGGCTATACGGCGAATCTTCATCCAGACCGCATTCAGGTTCTGGGGGAGACAGAACTCTCTTATCTTTTGACCTTGAATCCTGACAAGGCAAAGCAGAATATTCACGAACTCTGCACTCTCAATATCTGTAGTCTGATCATCACCAAAGGCTTGTCGCCCCCTCCTCTTCTGGCAGAAGGATGCGAAGCAAATCATATCCCTTTACTGCGCACGCACCACCAGTCATCCACCTTTATTTCGATGTTGACCACCTATCTCGAAGAGCGTTTGTTGCCTTCAACGACATTGCACGGAGTGTTGGTCGATGTCCTTGGTGTCGGTGTCCTGCTTGTCGGCAAGAGTGGCGTTGGCAAGAGTGAGTGTGCTCTGGACCTGGTTTTGAAGGGACATCGACTGGTCGCGGACGATGTCATCAAGGTCAGAATGAAACTCCCCGCCGTCCTCTTCGGCGAAGGCTCGGATCTGCTCAATTATCACATGGAGATTCGCGGCCTCGGGATCATCAATATCAAACACCTCTTTGGCGTCGCTTCGATCCGGGAAAGGAAAAAGATCGATCTGGTTATCGAATTGGTCGAATGGCAGGAAGGGGCCGAGTATGATCGTCTTGGTATCGACGAAGAGAGTTATACGGTCCTTGGTATTGCCGTCCCCTTTCTGCGCATTCCTATTCGCCCCGGCCGTAATATGACGTCGATCGTCGAGGTTGCGGCGCGCAATCAACTCCTCAAGGAGATGGGCTATCACAGTGCCCGGGAATTTCAGGATCGCCTTGAACAGCGAATGGCCGAAACCGCACTCCTCCATTCTCGTGCCATTATTGGCGATAACCTGGAGTAA
- a CDS encoding PTS fructose transporter subunit IIA, which translates to MKIANLLDIKAISAELSATKKTEVLAEMIALLRRVQPDLDAAELLAVLIGREELGSTGIGDGVAIPHGKVKGLDRLLMAFGRKSDGIDFDSMDNRPARLFFLLLAPENEATLHLKALARISKLLRKEDVRQQLFDAPDPATLLSILSQED; encoded by the coding sequence ATGAAAATAGCCAACCTTCTCGATATTAAAGCAATCTCAGCCGAGTTGAGCGCCACTAAAAAAACTGAGGTGTTAGCCGAGATGATCGCCCTCCTGCGCCGGGTACAGCCGGATCTTGATGCTGCAGAGTTGCTGGCAGTGTTGATCGGCCGCGAAGAGCTTGGCAGTACCGGTATCGGCGACGGGGTTGCTATCCCGCATGGCAAAGTCAAGGGTCTTGATCGTTTACTCATGGCCTTTGGCCGGAAAAGTGATGGGATCGATTTCGATTCCATGGATAATCGCCCGGCCCGCCTTTTTTTCCTCCTTCTTGCTCCTGAGAATGAAGCGACGCTGCACCTGAAGGCCCTGGCCCGGATTTCGAAATTATTACGCAAAGAGGATGTTCGGCAGCAACTTTTCGACGCTCCTGATCCTGCGACCCTGCTGAGCATTTTGAGCCAGGAAGATTAA